The Tursiops truncatus isolate mTurTru1 chromosome X, mTurTru1.mat.Y, whole genome shotgun sequence DNA segment GGTCATGGTCGGAATTCCACATGTTCATTTTCTATCCCTGTTTCCTTTTGCCTCCCCTTGCAGCTGTCATCTGGGAGTTGCTGCCCAAGTTGGGGCTGCACCCTGGGTATGATTGGGCTCTGTCAGCAGTTGCTTTCCATGTTGTCCTTTGGCAAGAGAGGATGGTCCCAGGATTGCATCAGCCTGGTGGTCTGGTGGAGGGGGCGGGATTGCTGGACTGGGTAGAGGGTCCAGGGTTCTGACCTGGGTGGATGGGGAAATGGTCCTGAACTCTCTGCTTCCCCTTTCTcctatgttctttttctgttctaagCTGATATATAAGATAGACCTTCAGGGCATCCCTGATAAAGAACCATCTGGCCTCAACTGCCTGCTTCTAGTGACCATGTGTTCATTACTTTCCTGAGTTCATTGAGATGGCCTTATGTACTAGAGAGGTCTCTTCCATGTTGGGAAATGCCTCTGCCCCCATGTGGGAAGTTCTGATCTTGGTTCATGGGTTATTTTTCCCATTGTTAGGGTAAGGCACTCGCTCTTTGGGGAAGTGAGGAAGCTCATCACAGATGAGTTTGTGAAGCAGAAGTAAGTGGTGTTTGGGGGCTTTGTCAGGCCATGAAGTGTTCTGAGTGTGCCGATCTGGTCCAGAAAGTGCTCGATTGCCCTTTTCTTACACTACCTTTAGAGGTATGGGCATCCTGTTCCCTAGAACTGAGTCCATGGTGGACCATACCAGGGCTGGGCCAGACCAAACACAAGGCCCTTGCTGTGGGGTGTGCTCAGAGCAGAATGCCCAAAGAATGGCTCCTCTGTTTACAACACACCCAATAGAAACTTGGGTTTACTCCTCACAGGTGGCAGGATACTTTGGCCTCCCTGTGACACCATGCCCTATACATGCGTCCCCTGCCACACCAAGTGACTACTTTGCACAGGGCCAATGGGAAATGGCTCAGTATTGGAGGTCAAGACCATGAACTGTGTTTTGGAGTGAGTCTAGGGAAGGAGGGCCTTGGAAATCCTTCTCTAGGAGCTGAGTTTAGTTTTTCTTTGGAGGAGGTTGCCACCTGGTCCCAAGTGGTTAGACAACAGGTTTGCTTGGTTAGAAGcaagtttcatttcctttcttcaagGTACCTGGAATACAAGAGGGTCCCCAACAGCAGACCACCTGAATATGAGTTCTTCTGGGGCTTGTGCTCCTACCATGAGACTAGCAAGATGAAAGTTCTCAAGTTTGCATGCAAGGTAATAGGAGAGCTGCCCTGACTTGGCATATTAAGGGTACAGGATGTCTCTGGCTGGGGTAGGCAGTGTACAGGGATGGGCAGGTATAGGGCAGTCTGCAGTTCATATATAAGCACATGGAACTTCATTTATGTCCCAGAATGCTGCTTGACATAAAGTTTACATTGTTTCATTCATGTTCATACTTTGTATTAGTCTCCTcaactgccataacaaaatactatagactgggtggcttaaacaacagaaaattattttatcatagtcctgaaggctggaagtcctaGATCAAGGTCCAGCAGTGTTAGTTTCTAGTGAAGCctctcctcctggcttgcagatgaaTACCTTTTTGCTGTGTTCTTGGTGGTGAGAGAgagtctcttcttataaggacactaatcctattggatcaaGGACCCACCATTATGACCTCATTAAACTTTACTTCCATAAAGGCCTacctccaaatatagtcacattcgaGGTTGgtacttcaaaatatgaattttggggggacacaaacattcaatccacAACATACTCTCTTATCGtttcccatattacagatgaagacacttaGGCTCAGTGAGATTAAgtagcttgtccaaggtcacacagcacctaAGTTATCGAACTGAAATTGGATCTCAGGACTGACCCATGATAGAGTCCCAACaactaagactttttttttaaatgctactaTTAGTTTTATACAAAGCCCATGGTAGGTATTTAATACATAAttacaaatgttatttttcttataatgatTGTAATTCTCATTTTAGGTGCAGAAGAAAGACCCCAAGGACTGGGCCGTGCAGTACCGGGAGGCAGTGGAGATGGAAGTCCAAGCTGCAGCTGTGGCTGTAGCTGAGGCTGAGGCCAGGGCTGAGGCAAGAGCCCAAATGGGGATTGGAGAGGAAGCTGTGGCTGGGCCCTGGAATTGGGATGACATGGATATCAACTGCCTAACAAGAGAAGAGTTAGGTAATGATGCTCAGGCCTGGGGCAGATTTTCACTTGAAATTGAGGCCAGAGCCCAAGAAAATGCAAATGCCAGCACCAACATTGACTTCAGCAGAGGATCTAGCACCAGGGCTAGCTATAGCGATGGTGCTAGTACTAGCTTCAGTGGTGTCCCCAGCCCCAGTAATGTCTTTGGTGACAGGGCTGGCATTAGCTTTGGTGGCACATGCAGCACCAGTGCCAGCTTCAGCAGTGTAGCCAGCATTAGCTTTGGTGGCACCTTGCACCAGTACCAACTTCAGTGGTGGGGTCAGCTCTAGTTTCAGTGGCCCACTCAACACCAGTACAAGTTTCAGTGGTGGAGCCAGCTCTGGTTTTGGAGGCATACTCAGTACCCCTGCTGGCTTCAGTGATGCACTCAGTATGAGCACCAGCTTTGGCAGTACACTCGGCACCAGTGCAGTCTTTAGTGGTGCACTTAGCACCAGCACTGGCTTTGGTGGCACACTCAGCACTAGTGTCTACTTTGGTGGCTCTCCCAGTTCCAGTGCCAGATTTGGTGGCAAACTCAGTACCAGTATCTGCTTTGGTGGCTTTCCTAGCACCAGCACTGGTTTTGATGGTGTACTCAGTACCAGTGCTGGTTTAGCTGGTGTACCAACTCTTTCAGCAATAGCACTGACTTTGGTGGTACACCAAGCACCAGCTTCTGCTTTGGTGATTCTCCCAGCACTAGTGCCAGCTTTGGTGGTACACTCAGCACCAGTCTTGGCTTATTAGGTGGTGCACTCAACACCAGTGCTGGTTTTAGCAGTGCTGTCAGCATTAGCATTGCCTTCAACAGTGCACCCAGTGCCAACTCTGGCTTTGGCAGTGTGTTCAGCACGAGTACTGACTTCAGTGGGGCACCTAACACCACTACTGACTTTGGCAGTGCTCCCAGTACCAGCATTAGCTTTGGTGGAGCCCCCAGCACCAGATTCTGCTTTGGCAGTGTGTCTAACACCAACCTATGTTTTGGTGGCCCTCCTAGTACAAGCACCTGCTTTAGTGGTCCTACCAGTGCCAGTTTTGGTGATGGACTCAGCACCAGTGCTGGTTTCAGCTTTTGTGATGGGTTAAGCACCAGCACTGGATTTGGTGGTGGACTGAGCACCAACTCTGGCTTTGGTGGTGGACTGATCTCCAGTGATATCTTTGGTGGTGGGCTGGGCACCAATGCTGGTTTTGGCAGCACACTTGGCACCAGTGCTGACTTTAGTAGTGGCCTCAGCATCAGTGATGGCTTTGGCGGTGGGCCTAATACCAGCTTCGATGGAAGACTGAGCACCATGATTGGCTTTGGCAGTGGTTCCAACACCAGCACTGGCTTTATTGGTAGACCCACTTCCATTGTTGGCTTTGGCAGTGGACTGAGCACCGATGCTGACTTCAACGGTGGACCAAGCAGTAGTGCTGGCTATGGCAGTGGACCGAGCAATGCTGCTGGCTTTAGTGGTGGAGCCACCAGCCTTGGTGCCTGTAGCTTCTCCTATGGCTAGTGAGGTTTCAGGTAATTACAACATTTCCACAGCCAAGGCCGATGGGGATGGGTATAAGAGCTGGGAGATGTTATAAGAAACCCCAAggtgggagggcagggtggggagatGAGCACAATGAAGGAAGTATGAGAAAATAGTATATTTGGTGCTAAAATGTGTTTctgtttggtgttttgttttcagatttatATCGCATGTTTACAGATACCGCTAATGAATTGCAGCAGTCCTTCCCATGGAGCCAAGGTACATCCTTGGAATCTTTGTCCACGTAGCAATCTAAGCAGATATTACCAATCAGCTGAGGGTGACATACTATGAAAAAATCTGTTTGCCAATCCTGCTTTgttgtttgctttctgtgtcttgtCATATTTGA contains these protein-coding regions:
- the LOC101338555 gene encoding LOW QUALITY PROTEIN: trophinin-like (The sequence of the model RefSeq protein was modified relative to this genomic sequence to represent the inferred CDS: inserted 2 bases in 1 codon; deleted 3 bases in 2 codons; substituted 3 bases at 3 genomic stop codons) — protein: MVWVSRYENTVVEGFGAQGLIRTPSFRIGRRPDECPPPSYSFLTQAPSRLSRKMDRRNDSDYKMTPFQPGLHFPPDVQPETTEEDSVLLMHTLLSSTKDLLAMDPPVANRPKKSKTKKAPIKAITKTVRTAPPVPSANVITTNKPKITFLALNLPIIPQINQASATTEVANTQASSFTAQPKKANKTKRVTAKAARGSQFPTGSESVTTQIKLPLXALNVPVIPQTIQAPIATESANSQALLASIKPKKAPKAKKANNKAITSATEISLTPSTTYSATIQGQITSIRTKKTSKAKKATVKDTNTDTELLETPDATETATRQIEASAAAIWPKKSKVKKAAYKGPNSACEISEAPPAGQMVTKQALAATLRVKRRYRAQKVATKARTTESQTQIDKGAQAKMTTPQVNISALETQVVAAVQALADDYLAQLSLEPTNRTRGKRNRKSKHLNGDERGGGNYRWIPWGRRPPLSXDVAILQERANKFMKYLLVKDQTKIPIKRSDMLKDVIXEYDEYFPEIIERASYALEKMFRVNLKEIDKQSSLYILISIQESSAGILGTTKDTPKIDLLMVILSVIFMNGNKANEAVIWELLPKLGLHPGVRHSLFGEVRKLITDEFVKQKYLEYKRVPNSRPPEYEFFWGLCSYHETSKMKVLKFACKVQKKDPKDWAVQYREAVEMEVQAAAVAVAEAEARAEARAQMGIGEEAVAGPWNWDDMDINCLTREELGNDAQAWGRFSLEIEARAQENANASTNIDFSRGSSTRASYSDGASTSFSGVPSPSNVFGDRAGISFGGTCSTSASFSSVASISFGGXPCTSTNFSGGVSSSFSGPLNTSTSFSGGASSGFGGILSTPAGFSDALSMSTSFGSTLGTSAVFSGALSTSTGFGGTLSTSVYFGGSPSSSARFGGKLSTSICFGGFPSTSTGFDGVLSTSAGLAGTNSFSNSTDFGGTPSTSFCFGDSPSTSASFGGTLSTSLGLLGGALNTSAGFSSAVSISIAFNSAPSANSGFGSVFSTSTDFSGAPNTTTDFGSAPSTSISFGGAPSTRFCFGSVSNTNLCFGGPPSTSTCFSGPTSASFGDGLSTSAGFSFCDGLSTSTGFGGGLSTNSGFGGGLISSDIFGGGLGTNAGFGSTLGTSADFSSGLSISDGFGGGPNTSFDGRLSTMIGFGSGSNTSTGFIGRPTSIVGFGSGLSTDADFNGGPSSSAGYGSGPSNAAGFSGGATSLGACSFSYG